The Flavobacterium sp. N2270 genome contains the following window.
TCTGGATTAATCATGTTTTTATATAATTGATGACTTGGATGACTTTTTAAACCAGGATAAACTGTTTTAAGGCCATCTTTTTCAAATTTTTCAGCTAAATAAGCTGCATTATTACTGTGTTGTTTGATACGTAAATGTAACGTTCTTAAATTTTTCATTACTGAAGCTGAACGCATACTGTCCATAGTTGGCCCTAATAACATACTTGCCCCTGAATTTACATTTTTTAAATCGTTAATAAATTCTTGAGAAGCACAAACTACACCTCCAACAGTATCACTACTTCCGTTAATGTATTTTGTAAGGGAATGAATTACGATATCTGCACCTAATTTAATTGGAGAAACTGATAATGGAGAGAATGTATTGTCAACTACTAATTTAAGATTGTGTTTTTTTGCAATTTTAGAAAGGTTAGAGATATCAGCAACTTCTAGAAGAGGATTACTTACAGTTTCACAATATAAAACTTTAGTGTTAGGAGTAATAGCAGCTTCAACAATATCTAACTTTGTAATATCAACAAAAGTAGTTTTAACTCCCATTCTAGGTGCAAAATTCTTCAAGAAAGCATAAGTTCCTCCATAAATAGTTCTACTAGAAACAATATGATCACCATTTCCACATAATTGTAATAGAGTAGGAGTAATAGCTCCCATTCCTGAAGCGGCAACATTTGCAGATTCTGTTCCTTCCATTGCAGCAAGTGCTTTATCTAAATATAAATTACTTGGTGAAGAATGACGTGAATATAAATAACAACCTTCTGCATTACCTTCAAATGTGTCAAACATTGTTTTTGCAGAAAGAAATGTGTAAGTTGAAGAATCTGAAATAGAAGGGTTAACTCCCCCAAATTCACCAAAGTATTGTAAATCTTGGATATTGTCAGCTGGATTGAATTTACTCATAATAAGTTGTATTATTTAATGTTTAAATTACATCAAATATCAATAAATTTAAATTAAGTTTCAATCTTATTTGTGTATTATAGTTTTTAAAACTAAATTAAATTATAAAAATAGTTTTTTTGTCTGTGTAATTTGTTAAATTTGATCTTCAATAAAAAAATTTGCAAGATGAAATTAGATGCAATTGATAAGAAACTTTTGGAAATGCTTCAAAAGGATACTAAAAAAACCACAAAAGAACTTTCTGATAAGTTAAATCTTTCTGTTACAGCAGTATATGAAAGGGTGAAAAAATTAGAACGAGAAGGTGTTATTAAAAATTACATTGCTTTATTGGATAGGTCAAAGGTAAGTAAAAACTTTGTTGTTTTTTGTCATGTTAAGCTTTCGCAACACAATATTGACTTAATCAAGCATTTTGAAAAGCAAATAATGAAGTTAGATGAAGTTTTAGAATGTTTTCATGTTAGTGGTGATTATGACTATATTTTAAAAATCTTTGTAGAAGACATGGAAGCTTACAGAGAATTTATGGTGACTAAATTAACAACTATTAAAGACATAGGCAGTACACACAGTACTTTTATGATAGGTGAAGTGAAAAATACAACAGCATTTAAATTAAGTTAGTACAAATTGTTTTTTTACAAATATTACTAATTCGTTTAAACAAAAATCATTATTTTTGCAACTGCAAAATAAACACACAAAATATATATTATGAGTCAATTTGATGTTACTATTATAGGTTCTGGTCCTGGTGGATATGTTTCAGCTATTCGTTGTGCACAATTAGGATTAAAAACTGCCATTATTGAAAAATATTCCACTTTAGGTGGAACATGTCTAAATGTTGGATGTATTCCTTCAAAAGCTATGTTAGCTTCTTCTCATCATTATGATGAAATGAAACATTTTGCAGATCACGGAATTGAAGTTTCTGGTGATGTAAAAGTGAATCTTCAAAAAATGATTGATAGAAAACAAACTGTTGTTGATCAAACTTCTGGTGGTGTTAAATATTTAATGGATAAAAATAAAATTACTGTTTTTGAAGGTGTTGGTTCATTTGAAAGCACTACTTCTGTTAAAGTAACAAAAAAGGATGGTTCATCTGAAATTATTGAATCTAAAAACATCATTATAGCTACAGGTTCAAAACCTTCTAATTTACCTTTTATAACTTTAGATAAAGAAAGAGTAATTACCTCTACTGAAGCATTAAAATTACCAGAAATCCCTAAGCATTTAGTAATTATTGGTGGCGGAGTTATTGGTATTGAACTTGGACAAGTTTATTTACGTTTAGGAGCACAAGTTTCTGTAGTAGAATATATGGATAGAATTATTCCAGGAATGGATAGTTCATTATCTAAAGAATTAACAAAAGTATTGAAGAAACAAGGAATGAAATTCTATGTTTCTCATAAAGTACAATCTGTAGAAAGAAAAGGAAACACAGTAACTGTTCAGGCAGAAGATAAAAAAGGTGAGTTAGTTACTTTAGAAGGTGATTATGCTTTAGTTTCTGTTGGTCGTCGTCCTTATACTGCAGGATTAAATGCTGATAAAGCTGGAGTTAAAATTACTGATAGAGGAATGGTTGAAGTTAACGATCATTTACAAACAAATATTCCAAATATTTATGCAATTGGAGATGTTGTTCGTGGAGCGATGTTAGCACACAAAGCGGAGGAAGAAGGAGCAATGGTTGCTGAAATTATAGCTGGACAAAAACCTCATATCGATTATAATTTAATTCCAGGTGTTGTGTATACTTGGCCAGAAGTTGCTGCAGTAGGGCAAACAGAAGAGCAATTAAAAGAATCGGGTGTTGCATATAAAGCAGGAAGTTTCCCTTTCAAAGCTTTAGGTAGAGCAAGAGCAGGTGGAGATATTGATGGTTTTGTAAAAATATTAGCAGATGCTAAGACTGATGAAGTTTTAGGAGTGCATATGATTGGTGCTCGTTGTGCCGATTTAATTGCAGAAGCTGTCGTAGCAATGGAATTTAGAGCTAGCGCTGAAGATATTTCAAGAATGTCACACGCACACCCTACGTTTGCAGAAGCAATTAAAGAAGCGGCTTTAGCAGCAACCGATAATAGAGCTTTACACGTATAAAAACTTGATAAATAGTATAAAAAAAATCTCACTTAGGTGGGATTTTTTATTTTTATTTAATTCTAGTTATTTTTTTAAATTTTCTATGTAGTACATAAAAAAATAACATTTAAATTTAACTTTATGATTATATTTTATTATTAATTTCACTTTTTTGTTTTTTAAAAAGCTATTAACTAAAGTTAAAAAAAGCATAAAAACAACACACTATACATTTTTTCTGTAATAGTTCTTAATTTTGCAAAAAAAAGAAAAATGTATTTAAAAAAGAAAAATATATTTACGGTTATTGTAGCTTTTAGTTTTGCTTCATTGTACTCACAAGTTGGTATTGGTACAACAAGCCCTGATGCTTCTTCAATACTAGATATAAAAAGCGCAAATGCTGGTTTATTAATACCAAGAGTTAGTCTAAGATCAACTACTGATGTTATTACAATTGCAAATCCAGCGACGAGTTTATTAGTTTATAATACCTCAAGTGTTTCAGATGTAACTCCTGGTTTTTATTATTGGGATACATATTGGAAAGCATTTAAAGAAAATGCTCCTTCGTTTGATTCATCAAATAGCTGGAATTTAACTGGAAATACATTATCTACGGGAAATGAATATTTAGGTACAAATAATTTTAATTCTTTAGTATTTAAAGTTAATAATATTCAAGTTGGCAAATTTCATCCAAATGGAGGAATTTCATTAGGACAAGGTGCAGTTGCAAATGATAATAGTTCAATTGCAATAGGTCGTAATGCTTCTGCATTAACAAGTAATGAGGCTATTGCACTAGGTTATTCAGCTAACTCTTCTGGTTATCAATCGGTTGCATTAGGTTATAATGCATTAGCAAGTAATAATAGTACTGTTTCTATTGGAAAAGATTCAAAGTCTTCTGGATATCAATCAATGGCTTTAGGTTTCCAGGCTTCATCAACTAATAATAGTAATGTTTCTATAGGTAATGACGCAAAGTCTTCTGGTTATTTATCATTTAGTATTGGTACAGGGGCAAATTCTACAAACAATAATGCTCTAGCTGTTGGTAACAATTCAACTGCTACCGGACAACAATCAACTGCTTTAGGAACAGAATCAACTGCTTCAGGACAAAATGCAACTGCAATTGGTTATCAAGCAACTGCTACACAATCAAATTCAATTATATTAGGAAATTCTTCAAATAGCAATAATAAAGTTGGAATTGGAACAAACACTCCAGACGAAAGATTGCATATTGCAGGTTCTATAAAAATTGTAGATGGAACGCAAGGCGTAGGTAAAGTTTTAACTTCAGATGCTAATGGTAAAGCAAGTTGGGCAGATAGTAATACAACAAAATCTTATGGAGAACTTTATAGAAATTCTAGTACAGCCCTTACATCTGGAGCAATAGCTTTTAATTCAACAGGGGCAAATTATGAGATGAACAGTATGAGTACACCAAATATTCAAGTTAAAACTACAGGTTTATATAGGGTTTCTTACACAATTTCAATTAAGAAAACTTCTGGTGGTACTGCTATAAATCCTGAATTCTACTTAACTAATTATGGAACGGAAATTCCTGGAACAAGAACTTATGCAACACTTACTAATGGAGATACAAGAACTGTTTCAATGGTAAAATTGGTTAATTTAAATGCATATCAGGCAGTTTCGGTTTACTCTTCACTAGCTGATTCAAATACAAATTTATTATCTGGTTGTAATTTAGTTGTAGAGTTCATAAAATAGATTCTTTTAAATATTGTATTTTTGAATTTCAAAATTATAATTCTTTGAGAACATCTATAATTAAGCATATTCATACAACAGAAAAATTTAAAAAACAACTTCTCCATTGGTCTAACCAATTTAGAGAAGTTGTTTTTTTAGATTCAAATAATTACAAACAAGATTATTCTAACTATGATTTAATTGTTGCTGTAGATGCTTTTACATCTATTAAAACCGATTATATAAATGCTTTTGAAGATTTAAAGCAATATCAATCGAATGCAAAAGATTGGCTGTTTGGCTATTTATCATATGATTTAAAAAACGATATAGAAGATTTAAAATCTCAAAATTCTGATAGTTTAGAATTTCCAGATTTATATTTTTTTCAGCCCAAAAAACTATTTCTTTTAAAAGGAAACCAATTAGAAATTCAATACTTAAATATGGTTGATGATGAGGTTGATGAAGATTTTGAAGAGATTACTTCAATAGAATTTTCACCTTTTTCAACTTTGCAAGAAATCAAAATAGAACAACGTATTTCTAAAGAAAACTATATTTCTAAAGTTTCAAAAATGTTAGAACATATTCATAAAGGTGATATTTATGAAGCTAATTTTTGCATGGAATTTTTTGCAAACAAAACACAAATTAATCCATTAGAAACGTACATTAAATTAAATAATATTTCAGAACCACCATTTGCTGTTTATTTTAAAAATGATAAGCAGTATTTGCTATCGGCTTCGCCAGAACGTTATTTGCGCAAAGAAAGCGCAAAAGTGATTTCTCAACCTATAAAAGGAACTGCAAAAAGAAGTTTAAATGCAATTGAAGATGAAAAACTGAAAGAAGAACTTGGTTTGAATGAAAAAGAACGTTCAGAAAACATTATGATTGTAGATTTAGTTCGAAATGATTTATCACAAACAGCAACTAAAGGAAGTGTAAAAGTAGAAGAGCTTTGCGGTTTATATACTTTTAAGCAGGTTCATCAAATGATTTCTACAGTGGTTTCTGAAGTAGATTTTACAACAGCACCAATTGAAATTTTGCGAAGCACTTTTCCAATGGGAAGCATGACAGGAGCACCAAAGATTTCGGCAATGAAAATCATCGAAAAACTAGAAGAAACCAAAAGAGGTCTATATAGTGGAGCTGTAGGTTATTTTACACCAGAAGGTGATTTCGATTTCAATGTAGTAATTCGTAGTATTTTATATAATGAAAAGAATCAATATTTATCATTTTCTGTTGGAAGTGCTATTACATCATTATCAAACCCAGAAATGGAATATGATGAATGTTTGTTGAAAGCTAAAGCGATGTTTGAAGTGCTGCAATCTAAATAATTATTTTACTTTTGAAAATGCTACAAAAATTACAAAATCATATTAATATCAATTTTCCCCATTTAAAAGGAAAGAAATTACTGTTGGCAACAAGCGGAGGAATTGATAGTATGGTTTTATTGTCTTTATTTCATAAATTAAAATTGGATATTACTGTTGCACATTGCAACTTTAGTTTGCGTGATACCGAAAGTGATGCCGATGAAGCATTCGTAAAAGCAACTTGTGAAGCATTAGAAATTCCTTACTATATTCAAAAATTTGATACAAATCAATACGCATTAGATCATAAACTTTCCATTCAATTAGCGGCTCGAAAATTACGTTATGATTGGTTTTCTGAACTTTTAACCGATAAAAAATTAGATTATGTTTTAACGGCTCATCATTTGGATGACGAAATTGAGACGTTTTTAATTAATCTAACTCGTGGAACTGGTTTAGAAGGTTTAACCGGAATTCCATTTCAAAATGATAAAATAATTCGTCCTTTGTTACAATTTTCTAGAGAACAAATTGAAACTTTTGCGAAAGAAAACCATATCAAATGGAGAGAAGATTCAAGTAATGCTTCTAACAAATATTTGCGAAATAAATTACGACACGATGTTGTTCCTGTTTTGAAAGAGTTGAATCCAAGTTTCATGCATTCATTTCAAAACACTTTAAATCATTTAAAACAAGCTAATAATTTACTTGCTGAAGTTTCAAATGAAGTCTATCAAAAAATAGTCAATTCAAACAATGATGTTATTGAAATTGATTTACCTAAGTTATTAGAATATGAAAATTACAAAGGATATTTGTTTCAATGGTTAAAAAAATATGATTTTACTTCTTGGGAAGATATTTATAATCTAGTAAATGCTCAATCGGGTAAACAAGTTTTTTCAGAAACACACATTATTTTAAAAGATAGAAATAAATTGATTCTTTTTTCAAAAAAAGAGAAGAGCGAAAATCAAGAATATTTCCTTAATAAAAACCAAAAAACTCTTAAAGTTCCCTTAAATATTAAGGTAAGTAAGGTAGATAACACTTCTAATACATCTAACAATACTATATTTGTAGATGAAGATAAGATTCAGTTTCCTTTAGTTATTAGAAAATGGCATGAAGGTGATTTCTTTTATCCTTCTCGAATGAAAGGAAAGAAGAAGTTGAGTAAGTATTTTAAAGACGAAAAATATTCGTTAATAGATAAAGAAAAACAATGGTTGCTTACTTCAAATAATGATATAGTTTGGATAATTGGTAAACGTGACGACGAACGATTTTTAGCAAACGATAAAACGATTAATATTTTAAAGATAGAAATATAAAATGAAAAAATTAATAGCCCTTTTTGTCCTTTTATTTTCCTTTGTAGGAAATACTCAAATATTAGATCCAGTAAAATGGACTACTAAAGTTGTTCAAAAATCAGATACAGAATTTGAGTTGGTTATGGATGCTGTAATTGAACCAGAATGGCACATGTATTCACAATTTACACCAGAAGGAGGTTCTTTACCTATGATTTTTGAATATAAAAATAAAAAAGGGAATTATGCTCTTGTTGGTAAAACAAATGAAAGTGCATATAAAAAATCGTTTAACGATATATTCGAAGTAGAGGAATATTATTTTGCAAAAAAAGCACAATTTAAACAAATAATTAAGGTAACAAATACTTCTTTAAAGGAAGTAAAAGTGTATGTAGAGTACCAAGTTTGTAAAGAACAATGTATTCAACAAGATAAAACGTTTACCTTTAAATTACCAGCAATAAAAGCAACAGAAAAAGTTGAAGAAATTGCAAATGAAGAACCAAATAATGAAATTATTTCTTTAGAAACTAGTTCAAATGATACGGTTTTAACAACTACTGAAACTAAAGTTGAAAAAATAGCTAATGCAACTGCTAAAGTAACTTCTACTGCTGAACCAAAGGAAGAAGAACAAAAAGGACTATGGACTATTTTCTTTTTAGCTTTTTTTGGTGGTTTTGCAGCTTTGTTAACTCCTTGTGTATTTCCAATGATTCCAATGACAGTTAGTTTTTTTACTAAACAAAGTAAAACTAAAGCTGAAGGAAAACGTAATGCAATTTTATACGGAATTTCAATTATCTTAATCTATGTTTTATTAGGTTCATTAGTAACTGGAATTTTTGGTGCTGATGCTTTAAATGCGTTATCAACTAACGTTTGGTTTAATGTAATATTCTTTGGTCTATTAGTGTTTTTCGCTACTTCATTCTTAGGAGCATTTGAAATTGTATTACCAAATTCATGGGCCAATAAAGTCGACAAACAAGCTGATAGAGGTGGCCTTGTTGGAATTTTATTCATGGCTTTAGCCCTGGCAATTGTATCTTTTTCGTGTACTGGACCTATTGTTGGAACGTTATTAGTTGAAGCAGCTTCAAAAGGAGGAATTGCACCAATTGTTGGAATGGTTGGTTTTTCTTTAGCGTTAGCTTTACCATTTATGTTATTTGCAATGTTCCCAGGTTGGATGAATTCATTACCAAAATCGGGAGGATGGTTAAATACGGTTAAAGTTTCACTTGGATTTTTAGAGTTAGCTTTGGCTTTTAAATTTTTATCCAATGCAGATTTAGTTGTGCAAGGTCATTATTTAGAAAGAGAATTATTCTTAATTATATGGATTGTGATTTTTGGAGCTTGGGCTTTATATTTGTTCGGAAAATTGATGTTACCACACGATAGTCCAATTACACATTTATCTGTAGGAAGATTATATATGGCAATTCTAGTTTCTATGTTCACTTTATATTTAATCCCTGGACTTTGGGGAGCACCTTTAAAATTAATTTCAGGGTTTCCACCACCAATGACTTATAGTGAAAGTCCAA
Protein-coding sequences here:
- a CDS encoding Lrp/AsnC family transcriptional regulator, translated to MKLDAIDKKLLEMLQKDTKKTTKELSDKLNLSVTAVYERVKKLEREGVIKNYIALLDRSKVSKNFVVFCHVKLSQHNIDLIKHFEKQIMKLDEVLECFHVSGDYDYILKIFVEDMEAYREFMVTKLTTIKDIGSTHSTFMIGEVKNTTAFKLS
- the lpdA gene encoding dihydrolipoyl dehydrogenase yields the protein MSQFDVTIIGSGPGGYVSAIRCAQLGLKTAIIEKYSTLGGTCLNVGCIPSKAMLASSHHYDEMKHFADHGIEVSGDVKVNLQKMIDRKQTVVDQTSGGVKYLMDKNKITVFEGVGSFESTTSVKVTKKDGSSEIIESKNIIIATGSKPSNLPFITLDKERVITSTEALKLPEIPKHLVIIGGGVIGIELGQVYLRLGAQVSVVEYMDRIIPGMDSSLSKELTKVLKKQGMKFYVSHKVQSVERKGNTVTVQAEDKKGELVTLEGDYALVSVGRRPYTAGLNADKAGVKITDRGMVEVNDHLQTNIPNIYAIGDVVRGAMLAHKAEEEGAMVAEIIAGQKPHIDYNLIPGVVYTWPEVAAVGQTEEQLKESGVAYKAGSFPFKALGRARAGGDIDGFVKILADAKTDEVLGVHMIGARCADLIAEAVVAMEFRASAEDISRMSHAHPTFAEAIKEAALAATDNRALHV
- a CDS encoding protein-disulfide reductase DsbD family protein, coding for MKKLIALFVLLFSFVGNTQILDPVKWTTKVVQKSDTEFELVMDAVIEPEWHMYSQFTPEGGSLPMIFEYKNKKGNYALVGKTNESAYKKSFNDIFEVEEYYFAKKAQFKQIIKVTNTSLKEVKVYVEYQVCKEQCIQQDKTFTFKLPAIKATEKVEEIANEEPNNEIISLETSSNDTVLTTTETKVEKIANATAKVTSTAEPKEEEQKGLWTIFFLAFFGGFAALLTPCVFPMIPMTVSFFTKQSKTKAEGKRNAILYGISIILIYVLLGSLVTGIFGADALNALSTNVWFNVIFFGLLVFFATSFLGAFEIVLPNSWANKVDKQADRGGLVGILFMALALAIVSFSCTGPIVGTLLVEAASKGGIAPIVGMVGFSLALALPFMLFAMFPGWMNSLPKSGGWLNTVKVSLGFLELALAFKFLSNADLVVQGHYLERELFLIIWIVIFGAWALYLFGKLMLPHDSPITHLSVGRLYMAILVSMFTLYLIPGLWGAPLKLISGFPPPMTYSESPNGVGYKFEGNVGEISALPEHAHKGPHGIVAFHDYEKGLAYAKEIGKPILLDFTGYACVNCRKMEDFVWSTSEILPMLKEEFVLISLYVDSKEELPKAEQYVSPATGKEIVTVGNKWSDYQITRYKNNAQPYYIILDDEGKDLTKQVGYTPDVEEYKAWLNEGLAAFKKK
- a CDS encoding anthranilate synthase component I family protein, whose amino-acid sequence is MRTSIIKHIHTTEKFKKQLLHWSNQFREVVFLDSNNYKQDYSNYDLIVAVDAFTSIKTDYINAFEDLKQYQSNAKDWLFGYLSYDLKNDIEDLKSQNSDSLEFPDLYFFQPKKLFLLKGNQLEIQYLNMVDDEVDEDFEEITSIEFSPFSTLQEIKIEQRISKENYISKVSKMLEHIHKGDIYEANFCMEFFANKTQINPLETYIKLNNISEPPFAVYFKNDKQYLLSASPERYLRKESAKVISQPIKGTAKRSLNAIEDEKLKEELGLNEKERSENIMIVDLVRNDLSQTATKGSVKVEELCGLYTFKQVHQMISTVVSEVDFTTAPIEILRSTFPMGSMTGAPKISAMKIIEKLEETKRGLYSGAVGYFTPEGDFDFNVVIRSILYNEKNQYLSFSVGSAITSLSNPEMEYDECLLKAKAMFEVLQSK
- the tilS gene encoding tRNA lysidine(34) synthetase TilS; the protein is MLQKLQNHININFPHLKGKKLLLATSGGIDSMVLLSLFHKLKLDITVAHCNFSLRDTESDADEAFVKATCEALEIPYYIQKFDTNQYALDHKLSIQLAARKLRYDWFSELLTDKKLDYVLTAHHLDDEIETFLINLTRGTGLEGLTGIPFQNDKIIRPLLQFSREQIETFAKENHIKWREDSSNASNKYLRNKLRHDVVPVLKELNPSFMHSFQNTLNHLKQANNLLAEVSNEVYQKIVNSNNDVIEIDLPKLLEYENYKGYLFQWLKKYDFTSWEDIYNLVNAQSGKQVFSETHIILKDRNKLILFSKKEKSENQEYFLNKNQKTLKVPLNIKVSKVDNTSNTSNNTIFVDEDKIQFPLVIRKWHEGDFFYPSRMKGKKKLSKYFKDEKYSLIDKEKQWLLTSNNDIVWIIGKRDDERFLANDKTINILKIEI
- a CDS encoding aminotransferase class I/II-fold pyridoxal phosphate-dependent enzyme — protein: MSKFNPADNIQDLQYFGEFGGVNPSISDSSTYTFLSAKTMFDTFEGNAEGCYLYSRHSSPSNLYLDKALAAMEGTESANVAASGMGAITPTLLQLCGNGDHIVSSRTIYGGTYAFLKNFAPRMGVKTTFVDITKLDIVEAAITPNTKVLYCETVSNPLLEVADISNLSKIAKKHNLKLVVDNTFSPLSVSPIKLGADIVIHSLTKYINGSSDTVGGVVCASQEFINDLKNVNSGASMLLGPTMDSMRSASVMKNLRTLHLRIKQHSNNAAYLAEKFEKDGLKTVYPGLKSHPSHQLYKNMINPEYGFGGMMTIDVGSLDKANALMELMQERNLGYLAVSLGFYKTLFSAPGSSTSSEIPMEEQAEMGLTDGLIRFSIGLDNDIERTYQMMNQCMKELNIL